A stretch of Arachis hypogaea cultivar Tifrunner chromosome 15, arahy.Tifrunner.gnm2.J5K5, whole genome shotgun sequence DNA encodes these proteins:
- the LOC112747671 gene encoding uncharacterized protein, with protein sequence MSSSSMMKRGAMAGISQKHYSSNTNNIRSISLPTRSHPSTARVEEELNKLKSWEPSSSSSKVVETICCGLHDLKELYKCVVEDLLNLPLTQQALSQHHNEKWVDELLDFPLRFLEILGETRDSIMLLKGNVGEVQSALRRRKMVGDFGIENHLNSYWTLRRNMRKECTKSLLLLKHYVDHHSFGSYSPPLDLNQHLSAVVRVLRESSLITSSIFQSLLVFLSSPIFKFKARKWDFVSRLMKKGVLVCNNIQQDNVNEIEKVDLALCRMVMDNNNNQSKDFETQKIIQSAQREIEALILVIEGLENGLEGLFKHLINTRVSFLNIISP encoded by the coding sequence atgagcAGTAGTAGTATGATGAAAAGGGGAGCTATGGCTGGCATTTCACAAAAGCATTATAGCAGTAATACTAACAATATTCGATCTATAAGCTTGCCAACAAGATCACATCCAAGCACAGCAAGGGTTGAAGAGGAGCTGAACAAGCTCAAATCATGggagccatcatcatcatcatcaaaggtGGTGGAAACAATTTGCTGTGGCCTTCATGACCTTAAAGAGTTGTACAAGTGTGTGGTTGAAGATCTTCTGAATCTTCCACTCACTCAACAAGCACTTTCCCAACACCACAATGAGAAATGGGTTGATGAGCTTCTTGATTTCCCTCTAAGATTCTTGGAGATCTTGGGGGAGACAAGAGATTCCATCATGTTGCTCAAAGGGAATGTTGGTGAAGTTCAATCAGCACTCAGAAGGAGAAAAATGGTTGGTGATTTTGGTATTGAAAACCATCTCAATTCATATTGGACTTTGAGAAGAAACATGAGGAAGGAATGCACAAAATCTCTTCTTTTATTGAAGCATTATGTGGATCATCACTCTTTTGGATCATATTCTCCACCCTTGGATCTTAATCAGCACCTATCTGCAGTTGTAAGGGTTCTGAGAGAGTCTAGTTTGATCACAAGTTCAATCTTTCAGTCACTTCTTGTGTTTCTTTCTTCACCAATCTTCAAGTTTAAGGCTAGAAAGTGGGATTTTGTGTCAAGATTAATGAAGAAAGGAGTGCTTGTATGCAACAATATTCAACAGGACAATGTGAATGAAATAGAAAAGGTGGATTTAGCACTCTGCAGAATGGttatggataataataataatcaaagcaAGGATTTTGAGACTCAGAAGATTATTCAATCTGCACAAAGAGAGATAGAAGCTCTGATTTTAGTCATTGAAGGGCTTGAGAATGGATTAGAGGGCTTGTTTAAGCACCTTATTAATACTCGAGTATCTTTTCTTAATATAATTTCTCCCTGA